GCACCAACGGCATGAAGATCCTGCACGTGGGCGATCCGCTGGTCTGATCCCGCGGTTGCTACGGCAAAGCCCCGGCGCGCAAGCGACCGGGGCTTTTTTCATTCAGGCGCAACAGCGTCGGGCGGAATCGGCTTCAGCCGGCAAGCCTTCCGCAGCTGAAGTCGTTCAGATACCTGCCGGCCGGCTGCCGAGAAACATATCGGTCAACACCCGGTTGCGCGGCACACCCGCCAGGTACAGGCTCTTGGCGAAGGTCTCGACGCTGTCCGGGCTGCCGCAGGCCAGCGCCACAGCCTGGCGCGCCAGCAGACGCAGCTCGCCCAGCGCCTCGCGCAGCGCCGGCGGAGTAACCAGCCTGACATGCAGCGCCGCATGCTCGCCTGACAGGCGTGCCAGTTCATCGGCCAGGTAATGACCTGCGGCCTCATGGGCCAGATGCAGGATATGGATCGGCCCCTGGTGGCCCTCATGCAGGGCCTGGCGCAGAACCCCCCACAGCGGCCCCAGCCCCGTACCGGCGGCCAACAGCAAGAGGGGGCGCGCCTGCCAGTCCGGGTCGTAGTGCAGCGCCCCGCCGCGCAGCTCACCCAGGCGCAACCGGTCGCCGGCCCGCAGATTCCGTGCGACATCGCAGAAGGCGCCTGGCAGACGGCAATCGATGTGGAATTCGAGAAAATCGTCGCAGCCCGGCAGGCTGGCCAGCGAATAGGGCCGCGCCACCCCGCTCTCGGTCCACAGCACCTGATGCTGGCCGGCCCGGTAACGCTGCGGGCGCTCGGCCTGCAGGCGCAGGCGCAACACCTGGGCACCCAGCCAGTCGGCCGCGACCACCTGTGCCGGCAGGCCATCGTGCAGCGGGTCGAAGACCTCCAGGTCGAGGTCTTCCACCACACGGCACTGGCAGGCCAGGCGCCAGCCCTGCTGGCGGCGTTCGGCGGCCAGCGCTTCGGGCTGGGCGTCCAGCGCTTCGCCCCGGGTGCAGCGCACCAGGCAGGCATGGCAACTGCCGGCCCGACAGCTATAGGGGATGGAAATGCCGGCCTGGATCAGGGCATCGAGCAGGCCGTCGCCGGCGCTCACCGGCCAGTGCCGGGCACCGACTCGCAGATGGGGCATCGAGAACTTCCTGGCGCCGCCTGTAGAAAATGACGCCGATTGTACAGGCTGGGCGACCGGGCAGGTTATACTGCCGCGCCTTTTGCGCCCGCTACGGCCCTTTCTGGTGCGAATCCAAGCGCTTCGCCAGAGCTTCGCCGAGTAGCGTCAACAATGTTCCCGTCCCTAAAGAGGAGCGCGCTGCATGACCGTGATCAAGCAAGACGACCTGATTCAGAGCGTGGCCGACGCCCTGCAGTTCATTTCCTACTACCACCCCGTGGACTTCATCCAGGCGATGCACGAAGCCTACCTGCGTGAAGAATCCCCGGCTGCTCGCGACTCCATCGCCCAGATCCTGATCAACTCGCGCATGTGCGCCACCGGCCATCGTCCGATCTGCCAGGACACCGGCATCGTCACCGTCTTCGTGCGCGTCGGTATGGACGTACGCTGGGATGGCGCGACCATGAGCCTGGACGACATGATCAACGAAGGCGTGCGTCGCGCCTACAACCTGCCCGAGAACGTCCTGCGCGCCTCGATCCTGGCCGACCCGGCCGGCAGCCGCAAGAACACCAAGGACAATACCCCGGCGGTCATCCACTACTCCATCGTGCCGGGCAACACCGTCGAGGTGGACGTCGCGGCCAAGGGCGGCGGTTCGGAAAACAAGTCGAAGATGGCCATGCTCAACCCATCCGACTCCATCGTCGACTGGGTCCTCAAGACCGTACCGACCATGGGTGCTGGCTGGTGCCCACCCGGCATGCTCGGCATCGGCATCGGCGGTACCGCCGAAAAGGCCGCTGTGATGGCCAAGGAAGTGTTGATGGAGTCCATCGACATCCATGAACTCAAGGCCCGTGGCCCGCAGAACCGTATCGAGGAACTGCGCCTGGAGCTGTTCGAGAAGGTCAACCAGCTGGGCATCGGCGCCCAGGGCCTGGGCGGCCTGACCACCGTGCTCGACGTGAAGATCATGGACTACCCGACCCACGCCGCCTCGCTGCCGGTGTGCATGATCCCCAACTGCGCGGCCACCCGTCACGCGCACTTCGTGCTCGACGGCTCCGGCCCGGCCGAACTGGAAGCGCCATCGCTGGACGCCTACCCGGAGATCGTCTGGGAAGCCGGCCCGTCGGCCCGCCGTGTCGACCTCGACACCCTGACGCCGGAAGAAGTGCAGAGCTGGCAGCCGGGCGAGACCATCCTGCTCAACGGCAAGATGCTCACTGGCCGCGACGCCGCGCACAAACGCATGGTCGAGATGCTCAACAAAGGCGAAAGCCTGCCGGTGGACCTCAAGGGTCGCTTCATCTACTACGTCGGCCCGGTCGATCCGGTCGGCGACGAAGTGGTTGGCCCGGCAGGTCCGACCACCGCGACACGGATGGACAAATTCACTCGCCAGATCCTCGAACAGACCGGCCTGCTGGGCATGATCGGCAAGTCCGAGCGCGGCCCGACCGCCATCGACGCGATCAAGGACCACAAGGCCGTGTACCTGATGGCCGTGGGCGGCGCTGCCTATCTGGTGGCCCAGGCGATCCGCAAGTCGAAGGTCGTGGCTTTCGCCGAGCTGGGCATGGAAGCGATCTACGAGTTCGAGGTCAAGGACATGCCGGTCACCGTTGCAGTGGACAGCAAGGGTGAGTCGGTGCACATCACCGGCCCGGCGATCTGGCAGAAGAAGATCAGCGACAGCCTGGCGGTGGAAGTTCAGTAACCCCAGGCGCTACAGGAAAAGCCCGGCCCGCCATGGCCGGGCTTTTTCATGTCTGGCCGTTGGTCGAGGCCTGTCATTTCTGCCAGTGGACGCTAGCCCCCTGGCGTCGCAGACTGAACCCGCAGTCGAGCGAAACCTGCCAGGGACGACAAGACCTTCTCCCCATGGCCAGGCCCGTCAGGCTATCGGGCATGACCGAGCAACAGGAACGTGCTGGCGACACTGATGGTGTTGCCGCGCTGAACGATCGCACAGGCCGAGCGCAGGCCTTGCCGTATCGATCGGAGCACGCGTGGCCATTGGCAATGCCGAGGGGAGAAGGCGCGCTTGTCTGCACTGCCGGCAATGACGCCCGGTAAGAACGGCAATAGTGCCCCGCCCATAGGCACAAACCTCAGCCCCTGCGATCCAGCAGGTTGACCACCAGCCTGTCCAGCCAGCCCCAGACCCGTTGCTTGACCCGTCGCCACAAGGGTCGAGACTTCCAGTCGGCCAGGGTGACCTCGCGGCTGTGTGCGAAATCCTTGTCGAAACTGGCCACCACCTGCCCGGTAAGCTGCGGGTCGATGGCCTCCAGGTTGGCTTCCAGATTGAAGCGCAGGTTCCAGTGGTCGAAATTGCACGAGCCGATGCTGGTCCAGTCATCGATCAGCACCATCTTCAGGTGCAGGAAGCACGGCTGGAATTCGAAGATCTTCACCCCGGCGCGCAGCAACCGCGGGTAATAGCGATGCCCGGCGTAACGCACCGAAGGGTGATCGGTGCGCGGCCCGGTGAGCAGCAGGCGCACGTCGACACCACGCAGCGCCGCCTTGCGCAACGAGCGGCGCACACGCCAGGTCGGCAGAAAATAAGGCGTAGCCAGCCAGATCCGCCGCTGCCCGCTGTTCAGCGCACGCACCAGCGATTGCAGAATGTCACGGTGCTGACGGGCATCGGCATACGCCACCCGGCCCAGACCTGAGCCGGCCACCGGGACCTTGGGCAAGTGAGTCAGGCCGAAATTGTCCTGGGGCCGCCAGGCGGTGCGCTGTTCGTTGACGTGGAACTGGCGGTCGAACAAGGCCTGCCAGTCGATCACCAGCGGCCCGCGAATTTCTACCATCACCTCATGCCACTGGCTGACCGGCTTGTGCGGCTCCCAGAATTCATCGGTCACGCCGGTGCCGCCCACCACTGCCAGACGCTTGTCGACCAGCAGCAGCTTGCGGTGGTCGCGATACAGATTGCGCAATCCGCGTCGCCAGCGAATCGGGTTGTAGTGACGCAGGATCACCCCGCCCTCGGTCAGCCGCTGCCTGAGTCGACTGCCCAGCGCCTGGCTGCCATAGCCATCGAACAGACAGCGCACGATCACCCCACGCCGCGCTGCCGCCACCAACGCCGCCACCACCGCTTCGGCACAGTGCCCGGCCTCGACCAGGTACAGCTCCAGGTCGACCTGCTGCTCGGCGCCCTCGATAGCGGCCAGCATACGCGGAAAGAACGCCGGGCCGTCGATCAGCAGTTCGAAGTGATTGTCTTCACGCCAGGGAAATATGGTGCCAGCCATGTTCAGCGGGCCAGACCAAGACGCAACACGGATCGAGCTGCGCGGGCGAGCTGATCGACCGCAAGACGAGCGACGTCCTGTACGAGTGAAACCCGTGCAGGCCAGGACGCCGTTCGCGGCAGCAACGGCGCCCACAGGTCACAGGCGGCCAGAGCGAACAGTGTTGGGCCAGGGCGTTTGAGCATGCGATCTCCGCAAGGGCAGTGGGACGGCAAATCTATCCGCCTGTCAGACCACTGGCAAATCGCCCGGTTCGCTCAGGAGGGCGGTGGCAGCAAGCGGCAACCCTGACGTTCGCCCTGCCACGCCGCCCGATGGCTGCGGCCCAGACCGCTGGCGGTCACGGTGCGGGTCGCTTCATCGTCGACCAGGCTGCTGGGCACATACTGCTTCACGTAGCCACGACAGTACTGCGCCGGGTTGCCGGTGACGTAGCGGCACGAGCAGTACTCCTTGGCGGTATAGGCGCTGATGATGTCGGGGAAGGCCTGCAAGGCGGCTCGATGCAACCAGCCCCATACCAGCAGCACGGCAAGCACCAGCAGCAACAGACTGCTCAGCGGGCGGCGACGCAGAAAGCTGTGGCGGCTCATGGTCGCGCTCCCGGACCGAAAGCGGCCAGTACGTGCTGCAAGAGGTCAGCGTGGCGGTAGCTGCCGTCACGGTCGTCGCCGTAGCGCACGATCACCAGCCCGGCGCTGGGAATCACGAACAGCGCCTGGCCCCAGTGGCCCAACGCCGCGAAGGTATCGGCCGGCGCCTGCGGCCAGGGCCCTGGCGCACCGGACGCCGTGCGGTTGAGCCACCAGTGGCCGCCGACCGTCTCATCGGTGGCATCGGCGTTACGCCCCGCGAAGGGGGTCAGCACGAAGTCCATCCAGGCCACCGGCAACAGCTGGCGGTCCTGCCAGCGCCCGCCGCGCTGCATGAGCAGGCCGATGCGGGCCAGGTCGCGGGCATTCAGATACAGATAGGACGACCCGACGAAGGTGCCGCTGGCGTCCGTCTCCCAGGTTGCGCTGCGAATGCCCAGCGGCTCGAACAACGCGGACCACGGATAGTCAGGATAAGCCGCTGCGCCGACCATGCCCTTGAGGGCCGCCGCCAGCACGTTGCTGTCGCCGCTGGAATAGCGCCAGGCGCTGCCTGCTGCCCAGGCACGCCCGTGCTCGGCGGTAAAGCGCGCCATATCCTGGTGGCCACGGGTGTAGAGCATGGCCACCACCGAGGAATTCAGCGGCGCGTACTCGTAATCCTCCTGCCAGTCGAGTCCTGAAGACCAATGCAGCAGGTCGGCCAGGGTCACGTCCGGGTGCGCCTTGAAGGGCTCGTAGAAACGCGCCACCGGATCTTCGAGGGCAAAGCGACCTTCAGCGAAGGCCACGCCGAGTACGGTCGCCAGCACGCTCTTGCTCACCGACCAGGTCAGGTGCGGGGTGTCGCCACGGGTCGGCCCGGCATAGCGTTCGTAGACGATACGCCCGTCACGCACCACCAGCAGGGCATCGGTGCGCACGCCCTTGCGCTGCGTCTCGTCACGCGGCGCAAAGGCGTAGGCGTCCAGTGCCTGCAACGCCGCGGAGGGTGCGGCAGGCCCCTCGCGCCATTGGCTGGCGGGCCATTCTTCGGCCTGCACCACAAGGCTGCCCAGGCAGCAGGCCAGCCACAGACAGAACCGGGCGAAACGACGAGTCATGAAGGTTTTCCACGGCAGAGGTCGCCCAGCTTAACCGCATTGGATGACAGAACGGCGTCGTCAAGAGCCGGAAACCGCTGGTAACACAACCATCACCAAAGCGTCACGGGCATGACACGGCACCTCCCTAGCCTGCAGGTACAGCAATGCGCTTGGACCCATCATTCGACCGGCCCTGCTCGGCTGGCACCCGGAGAGTTCGCATGACCCAGATCGCCCGTATCCGTGACAACAGTTCCGAACGCCGTCTGCAGGCCGAGCGCCTGACCGGGCCGCGTGCCCTGCAGGAAGCTCAGGCACTGCGTTTCAGTGTATTCAGCGCAGAATTCAACGCACGCCTCAAAGGCGCCGAACTGGGTCTGGATATCGACGACTACGACGTGCACTGCATGCACATCGGCGTGCGTGATCTGAACACCGGGCGCCTGGTCGCCACCACCCGCCTGCTCGACCACAAGGCTGCCACCAGCCTGGGGCGCTTCTACAGCGAAGAAGAATTCAGCCTGCACGGCCTGGCGCACCTGCAAGGCCCGATCCTGGAGCTGGGGCGCACCTGCGTCGACCCGGCCTACCGCAACGGTGGCACCATCGCCGTGCTGTGGAGCGAGCTGGCCGAAGTGCTCAACGAAGGCGGCTACAGCTACCTGATGGGCTGCGCCAGCATTCCCATGCAGGACGGCGGCATCCAGGCCCACGCGATCATGCAGCGCCTGCGCGAACGCTACCTGTGCACCGAACATCTGCGCGCCGAACCGCGCACGCCACTGCCCAGCCTCGACGTGCCCGGCAACGTGATCTGCGAGATGCCCCCTTTGCTGAAGGCCTACATGCGCCTGGGCGCGAAGATCTGTGGCGAGCCTTGCTGGGACCAGGACTTCCAGGTGGCCGACGTGTTCATTCTGCTCAAGCGTGACGAGCTGTGCCCGCGCTACGCGCGCCACTTCAAGGCGGCGGTGTGATGAGCCGGCTGCGCAGTGTGCTGCGCGTGGCCAGGGTACTGCTGGTGATCGTTGCCGGCCTGGCGCTGGGCAGCCTGGTCGCGACCCTGGAACGCCTGCGCCTCGGCGGCTCGATCGGCCTGCGCCAGCGCTGCAGCCGCTGGTTCATGGCACGCCTGAGCAACGCCCTGCCGTTTCGGGTAACGGTGCACGGCGAACTGCCGCGCGAACCGATGCTGTGGGTCTGCAACCACGTGTCCTGGACCGATATCCCCTTGCTGGGCCAGCTCACGCCGCTGTCGTTCCTGTCCAAGGCCGAAGTGCGCACCTGGCCCATTGCAGGCTGGCTGGCGCACAAGGCTGGCACCCTGTTCATCCGCCGCGGTGCCGGCGACAGCCGCCTGGTGCAACGCCAGATGGGCAACCTGCTGCAGCAGGGTCGTGCACTGCTGATCTTCCCGGAAGGCACCACCACCGACGGCCGCGCACTGCGTACCTTCCACGGTCGCCTGTTGTCCAGCGCCATCGACGCCGGTGTCGCCCTGCAACCGGTCGCCATCGAATACCGCCGCGCCGGCGCGCCGGACAGCATCGCGCCGTTCATCGGTGACGATGACCTGCTCTCGCACATTCGTCGGCTGTTCGCTCATGAGCAGGGCGAGGTGCACATCCACCTGTTGGCGCCCATCGCCAGCAGTGGCAAGGAACGCGCCGCCCTGGCCTTCGAAGCGCAGGCGGCGGTTCAGCAGGCGCTGTTCGGCGCACTGCCGGAAAGCCCCGCGGTGCCAGAACCAGCCACGGCGGCATCACCCGCCAAGGCGGCCTGAGCGAAGTCCTGCAACACCGGATAGAAGGCCGCGAAGTCCTCGCTCAGCGGTTGGTACAGGCCAGGCAGTTCCTGCATGGCCTGGAACAACCCCTCGGGGCGTGACAGGCGCCGGGCGATGCCACCCAGCGCTGCTTCAACCACCGAATACTCCTGATAGGACCCCAACCAGTCCTGCGCGACCATGCGCGGCGCCACCGCCGCCAGACGCTCAGGCAAGTCAGCCTGCGCCCGCAGTACGCGGTAGAAACGCTCGGTGAAAGCCTCCAGCGGCACTTGCGCATAGCAGTGCCAGTCTCTGGCCAGGCAGTGATCGAAGAACACGTCCAGCACGATCCCCGCATAGCGTCGGTTGCCCTGAGAGAAGCGCCCCAGCGCGGCCCGGGTCAAGGGATGCCGGTCAGTGAAGGCGTCGATGCGCCGGTGCAAATGGATAGACGCCTCGACCTCGGGCGTAAAGCGCCCGGCCAGCGGTCCTTTGACGAAGTCGCCGTAGAGGCTGCCGAGCAATTGCGCGGGGCGTTGCCCGCCGAGATGAAGATGTGCGAGGTAGTTCATGTCCCCAAGCCTACGCCGGGAACAGCGGCCATGAAACCCATATCGTTATAACCCGATATATCGATTCGCTCTGTGCTCAGCACTTCTGGATATTTGTACATCGCGATATAGCGATATATCGTCAACCGCTCATCGTCCTATTGCGCAGCCTCCATCGAGAACGCCATGAACATCGACCTCGACGAAGTCATGAAAGCCCTGGCCCATCCGGTTCGCCGCGAAATCCTCGTCTGGCTGAAGAACCCCGAGGCCTGTTTTCCGGACCAGGAGCACTCGCTGGAACACGGTGTGTGCGCCGGAAAGATCGACCAGCGTACAGGGCTGTCTCAGTCCACCGTCTCGGCGCACCTGGCCACGCTGCAGCGTGCCGGGCTGATCACCAGCAAAAAAGTCGGCCAGTGGCACTTCTTCAGGCGCAACGAAGCCTGCATCCAGGCTTTCGTGCAGGCCCTGGTCGCCGAGCTGGACAACCGCGCATGACCTTTCCAACCGGCCAGGCCGCCCTTCCCGGCGGCCTGGTCTTGCGTACTTCATGGGGCGACACGCATGCCCCGAACCGTCTCATCATCGAGGGTTTGTGACATGACCACACTGTTTGACCCGATCACCGTGGGTGACCTGGAACTGCCCAACCGCATCATCATGGCGCCGCTGACCCGCTGCCGCGCCGACGAAGGCCGGGTGCCCAACGCCATGATGGCCGAGTACTACGTACAGCGCGCCTCGGCGGGCCTGATCATCAGCGAAGCGACCTCAGTGACCCCGATGGGCGTCGGCTACCCGGACACTCCGGGCATCTGGTCCACCGACCAGGTGCGCGGCTGGAGCAACGTGACCAAGGCCGTGCATGGCGCCGGCGGACGTATCGTGCTGCAGCTGTGGCATGTCGGGCGCATTTCACACCCCTCCTACCTCAACGGCGAGACCCCGGTAGCGCCCAGCGCGGTGAAGCCGGCCGGGCACGTCAGCCTGGTGCGCCCGCAGGCGGAGTTCCCGACCCCGCGAGCCCTGGAGCTGGCAGAGATCGGTGATGTCATCGAGGCCTACCGCAGCGGGGCGGAGAACGCCAAGGCAGCCGGTTTCGACGGCGTGGAAATCCATGCCGCCAACGGCTACCTGCTCGACCAGTTCCTGCAGACCAAGACCAACCAGCGCACCGACCGCTACGGCGGCTCGTTGGAAAACCGCGCCCGCCTGCTGCTGGAAGTGACCGACGCGGTCATCGACGTGTGGGGTGCCGGCCGGGTCGGTGTACACCTGGCACCACGCGCCGATGCCCATGACATGGGCGACGACAACCGGGCGGAGACCTTCGGCTACGTGGCCAGCGAGCTGGGCAAGCGCGGCATCGCCTTCATCTGCGCCCGCGAGCGGGAAGCCGATGACAGCCTCGGCCCGCAGTTGAAAAAGGCTTTCGGCGGCGTGTACATCGCCAACGAGAAATTCACCAAAGCCACGGCCAACGCCTGGCTGTCCAGCGGCAAGGCCGATGCGGTGGCCTTCGGTGTGCCTTACATCGCCAACCCGGACCTGCCCGAGCGACTGGCCCAGGATGCACCGCTCAACGAGGCCGACCCGCAGACCTTCTACGGCAAGGGCCCGGTCGGTTACATCGACTACCCCCGCCTGTAACCAGAGTGACAAAAAAGGCGCAGCCCCTGGGGGATGCGCCTTTTTTCATAGCGGCTGATTCACTGTGCCGTGCCAATGCGCTGCGACAGGGTCTGCACCTGGTTGGTCAGTGCATTGAGGTTGCGCGTCACCTGGCTGCGGAACGCGTCGAACTCGGCGGTGTTGGTCCCGGAAGGGGCTGCCGCCGGACGGTTTTCCTGCTCGCTCCTGAGCACCAGCAGGTCCTGTTGCAGGCGCTCGATATCGGCCGCCGGATTACCCTGCTTCTTCAGCGCGGCAACGTCGGCAGCCAGGCTCTTGAGCTGCGCATCGAACTTGCCCTGCTCGCCCTGTGCAGCCTTGATCTGCTCCGGCAATGCCGCCTTGAGCGCGGCCAATTCAGCCTGCACGGCCTTGAGCTGCTCCTGGGTCTGGGCCAGCGCCGTGCGCTGTTCAGTGGTCTGTCCGCCCAGCTGCTCCAGGCGCTTGTCGAGGCTGCCCTGCTCGCCCTGGGCATTCTCCCGATGTTTTTCCTGCTCCTGCAGCTGCGCGTCGAGCAGGTCCAGGCGCTGCTTGAGGGCCTCGCCTTCGCGGCTCATGGCCTCGTTGGCGGTGACCTTGCCGGAAATGTCCTGCAGCCGGCCAGCGGCGTCCTCACTGATGCGCGCGAAACTTTCCTGGGTCGCAACCAGTTGCTGTTCCATCAGCGAGATCTGCTGGAAGCTCCACCAGCCCAGGCCGCAAAAGGCGATGAACAAGGCACCGATCAAGGCCCACAGCGGTGCAGTGGTCGGGGCCTTGACCTTGACCACCGGCGTCTCGCGTGAGTACACCGTGGTGCGTTCCCGTGCCCCCCTGGTCGGCACCAGGTCGTCATCGTCGTCATCCCGGGCACTGAGGCTGGGGATGTCATCGATGTCGTCTTGTGGTTCGTTACGCATAAGCCATCCTTCAAAGAGGTTTTGTAAGAAACCTGGCAACCCGGCGCAGTGTAAACGCCGGACATGACGCCAATGCCTGCGCCCAGGCTCGGTACTCGCGGTTGTCGACCGCTGAGGACTAGCGCGCCTGGTACATGTGCCCGGCCTTCCACCAGGCACAGAACTCGTCCAGCGCGGCCCACAGGCTGACCTGCGGCTCATAGCCCAGATAGTGCCGCGCCCGGGCGATATCGAGGGTGAAATCCTTGTTAAGCACCTGCACGCCGAGCCTCGACAGCGTCGGTTCGGGACGACCCGGCCAAACCAGGCAGGCGGCCTCGTTGAGCATGGCCATGCCGTAGGTCAGGCCGAACGATCTGTAACGCCTGACCTGCGGCAACTGCATCTGGCGCATCACGTAGTTGATCGCATCCCAGATCGGCACTGGCTGGCCATTGCTGATGTTGTAGACCTGCCCCAACGCCTCGTCACCCACCTGAACGCTGCGCAGCAAGGCCTGATTCAGGTTGGCCATGCTGGTGAAATCGACACGGTTCAGGCCGTTGCCCACGATCGCCAGGCGGCGCTTTTCCTGCAGCCTGAGCAAGCGGGGGAAGATACTGCGATCCCCCGCGCCCGTCACCATCCGCGGACGCAACGCAATGACCTCCAGGCCGAACTCCTGCGCGCCGAACACTTTCTGCTCGGCCAGGTACTTGGTCTGCGCGTAGGTATTGGCAAAACGCCGGGGTACCTGGTCTTCGCGCACGCCGAGCCGCGAGCGGCCGTCGAAATACACCGACGGCGACGACAGATAGACCAGCCGCCGGACCTTCTGTTTCAGACAGGCTTCGACGACGTTTTCGGTGAGCTGCACATTGGCTTGCAGGAAATCCTGGCGACGCCCCCAGAATCCCACCGCGCCGGCGCAATGCACCACGGTATCGACATCGCTGCACAAGGCACGAACCCCATCGGCGTCGGCCAGGTCGGCCGCCATGCACTGCGCACCGCGCAGGGCAAGGGGCTCCAGCGCTTCGCCGCGCCGGGCAGTGACCCGCACGTCGAATCCGCGCTCCAGGGCGTAGCGCGCGAAGCGCCCGCCGATGAAGCCGCTCGCGCCAGTGACCAGAATCTTCATTTACTCATCCTTCAACACAGACCACGACACAGCCTGAAGACGCTTGGTTCTATCCTCAGGGCACCAGCCACTGCGCGGCCTGCCGGGCCAAGTGGCTGGTCAGGCGGTTCAACAGCTGACCACCATTGCGCCAATGATGCCAGTACAGGGGCACCTCGATGCAGTGCCCCGGTAAAAGATCGCGCAGGGTACCGTCGTGCAGTTGATCGCGCACCTGCAGATCCGGTACCAGCCCCCAGCCCAGACCGGCCTCCAGCATACGCACGAAGCCCTCGGAAGACGGGCACAGGTGGTGCTCGAAACTTTCGTGCAGGCCGAGTGACGACAGGTAGCGATGCTGCAAGGTGTCATCCGGGCCGAACACCAGCACCGGCACGCGATTGAGCCGCGTCGCGTCCACCCCCTGCGGGAAATGCCGGGCGATGAATGTCGGGCTGGCCAGGGCCAGGTAGCGCATCGCCCCCAGGCGCAGGCTGCGTGCGCCAGAAACCGGTCGTTCGCTGGCACACACGCAGGCGGCGACCTCACCGGCACGCATGCGCCGCAAGCCGACTTCCTGGTCTTCCACCACCAAATCCAGCAGCAGGCGATGGTCGATGCAGAAGTCTCCAACCGCACCCGCCCACCAGGTGGCCAGGCTGTCAGCATTGAGCGCGATACGCAGCCGGTCGGGCAGGCCCTCTTCATCCAGGCTCGGCACCTGGCCCTGCAGGTCGCGTTCGAGCAGACGCACCTGCTGCACATGGTTGAGCAGCCGCTGGCCGATCTCGGTCGGGCCTGGCGGCGTGGAGCGCACCAGCACCGGCTGGCCCACGCGCGCTTCGAGCAGCTTGATGCGCTGCGACACCGCCGACTGGGAAATACCCAGTACCTGGGCGGCGCGTTCAAAGCCGGCCTGTTCGACGACGGCCGCCAGCGCGGAAAGCAGCTTGTAATCGAACATCAGTTTTCCTAATGAGCAATGAGTAAGATTGATTTTTCTTATACAGGCAAGCAGCCCAGAATCGCCAGCCATTACTTCGACGCGGATGTTCCTCTCATGTGGCAAAGCTATGTAAACGGTCTGTTGGTGGCCTTCGGGTTGATCATGGCCATCGGTGCACAGAACGCTTTCGTCCTGTCCCAGGGACTGCGCCGCGAACACCATGTCTCGGTTGCCGTGCTGTGCATTCTCTGTGACGCGGTGCTGGTGGCCCTGGGTGTGTTCGGCCTGGCCAGCCTGCTGTTGCAGAACCCGACCCTGCTAGCCATCGCACGCTGGGGCGGCGCGCTGTTCCTGAGCTGGTACGGCATCCAGGCACTGCGCCGCGCCTGCGCCCGGCAGAGCCTGGAGAACAGCGCCACCCAAGGCGCACGCTCGCGCCGCGCGGTGCTGCTCAGTGCCCTGGCGGTGACCCTGCTCAACCCGCACGTGTACCTCGACACCGTGCTGCTGATCGGCTCGCTGGGCGCCCAGCAGAGCATGCCAGGCGCCTATGTGGCAGGCGCCGCCAGCGCCTCGATGCTGTGGTTCTGCCTGCTGGCCTTCGGCGCAGCCTGGCTGGCCCCCTGGCTGGCCCGGCCGACCACCTGGCGGCTGGTCGACCTGATGGTCGCGGTGATGATGTTCAGCGTCGCCGTGCAACTGATACGGGGTGTCTGAATACGTCGCGGCATGTTCATCCCGCGTCGGGGAACCTCTATTCCATACA
The Pseudomonas sp. DTU_2021_1001937_2_SI_NGA_ILE_001 DNA segment above includes these coding regions:
- a CDS encoding LysE/ArgO family amino acid transporter yields the protein MWQSYVNGLLVAFGLIMAIGAQNAFVLSQGLRREHHVSVAVLCILCDAVLVALGVFGLASLLLQNPTLLAIARWGGALFLSWYGIQALRRACARQSLENSATQGARSRRAVLLSALAVTLLNPHVYLDTVLLIGSLGAQQSMPGAYVAGAASASMLWFCLLAFGAAWLAPWLARPTTWRLVDLMVAVMMFSVAVQLIRGV